Proteins from a single region of Lelliottia sp. JS-SCA-14:
- the panC gene encoding pantoate--beta-alanine ligase, translating to MLIIETLPLLRQHIRRLRQEGKRIALVPTMGNLHDGHMKLVEEAKARADVVVVSIFVNPMQFDRADDLARYPRTLQEDCEKLKKHHVDFVFSPAPADIYPQGTEGATFVDVPGISTMLEGASRPGHFRGVSTIVSKLFNLVQPDVACFGEKDFQQLALIRKMVADMGYDIDIVGVPIVRAKDGLALSSRNGYLTADQRKIAPGLSKVMNAMAEKLKANELTAEEIIAIGEQELNEKGLRADDVQIRDADTLLELSDTSKRAVILVAAWLGQARLIDNKVVELTQ from the coding sequence GTGCTAATCATTGAAACCCTGCCGCTGCTGCGCCAGCACATTCGCCGCCTGCGTCAGGAAGGTAAACGTATCGCCCTGGTTCCGACCATGGGAAATCTGCATGACGGCCACATGAAACTGGTCGAGGAAGCCAAAGCCCGCGCCGACGTGGTGGTGGTCTCTATCTTCGTGAACCCGATGCAGTTCGACCGCGCCGACGATCTGGCGCGCTATCCGCGCACGCTGCAGGAAGATTGCGAGAAGCTCAAAAAACACCACGTGGATTTCGTCTTCTCGCCTGCGCCTGCCGATATTTATCCGCAGGGCACCGAAGGCGCGACCTTTGTCGACGTGCCGGGCATTTCAACGATGCTCGAAGGGGCCAGCCGTCCGGGGCATTTTCGCGGTGTTTCGACCATCGTCAGCAAGCTCTTCAACCTGGTGCAGCCGGACGTCGCCTGCTTCGGCGAGAAAGATTTCCAGCAGCTGGCGCTGATCCGCAAAATGGTCGCCGACATGGGCTATGACATCGATATCGTCGGCGTGCCGATTGTGCGCGCCAAAGACGGCCTGGCGCTCAGCTCCCGCAACGGGTATCTGACCGCTGACCAGCGCAAAATCGCGCCGGGACTGAGCAAAGTGATGAACGCGATGGCGGAAAAGCTCAAAGCGAATGAGCTGACGGCGGAAGAGATTATCGCTATCGGCGAACAGGAGCTGAACGAAAAAGGGCTGCGTGCCGACGACGTGCAAATCCGCGATGCGGACACGCTGCTTGAGCTTTCAGACACCAGCAAACGCGCCGTGATTCTGGTTGCCGCGTGGCTTGGTCAGGCCCGTCTGATCGACAATAAAGTGGTTGAGCTGACGCAGTAG
- a CDS encoding polysaccharide deacetylase family protein has translation MFMRVFFLLLLLVSGGASASLLSQQGLPAQYMQTTEDAAIWAQVGNEVVNVGNVRAGQILAVVPTAADYYEFRFGFGTGFIDKGHLEKVQGKQRVQDSLGDLNKPLSNQNLITWKDTPVYNAPNSGSAPFGTLSSNLRYPILSKLKDRLNQTWFQIRMGNRLAWISSLDAQEDNGIPVITYHHILRDEENTRFRHTSTTTSVRAFNNQMTWLRDQGYTTLTMYQLEGYVRNKMNLPARAVVITFDDGLKSVNRYAWPILKQYGFKATAFIISSRIKGHPQKWDPKSLQFMSVSELKEIQDVFDIQSHTHFLHRVDANKHPILLSRSAHVILFDFERSRRALAQFNPRVLYLSYPFGGYDDKAVKAANEAGFHLAVTTVKGKVKPGDNPFLLKRLYILRTDSLETMSRLISNQPQG, from the coding sequence ATGTTTATGCGCGTTTTTTTCCTGCTGTTGCTGCTGGTCTCCGGCGGCGCATCTGCCAGTTTATTAAGCCAGCAAGGCTTGCCCGCTCAATACATGCAAACCACTGAAGATGCGGCGATCTGGGCGCAGGTGGGCAACGAGGTCGTGAACGTCGGCAACGTCCGCGCGGGGCAAATTCTTGCGGTGGTTCCTACCGCAGCCGATTACTACGAATTTCGCTTCGGCTTTGGCACCGGTTTTATCGACAAAGGCCACCTGGAAAAGGTGCAGGGCAAGCAGCGCGTTCAGGACAGCCTGGGCGATCTCAACAAGCCGCTCAGCAATCAAAATCTCATCACCTGGAAAGACACCCCGGTTTATAACGCTCCCAACAGCGGCAGCGCGCCCTTTGGTACGCTCAGTTCCAACCTGCGCTATCCGATCCTCAGCAAGCTGAAAGACAGGCTAAACCAGACCTGGTTTCAAATCCGCATGGGGAACCGCCTGGCGTGGATCAGCAGCCTGGATGCTCAGGAAGATAACGGTATTCCGGTGATCACCTATCACCATATCCTGCGTGACGAAGAGAACACCCGCTTTCGCCATACCTCCACGACCACCAGCGTGCGTGCGTTCAACAACCAGATGACCTGGCTGCGCGATCAGGGCTACACCACGCTGACCATGTATCAGCTGGAAGGGTACGTGCGCAATAAAATGAACCTGCCCGCGCGGGCGGTGGTGATCACCTTTGACGATGGTCTGAAGTCGGTCAATCGCTACGCCTGGCCGATTCTGAAGCAGTACGGATTTAAAGCGACGGCGTTTATTATCTCGTCGCGCATCAAAGGCCACCCGCAGAAGTGGGACCCGAAATCACTGCAGTTTATGAGCGTGTCGGAGCTGAAAGAGATTCAGGATGTGTTTGATATCCAGTCGCATACCCACTTCCTGCACCGCGTCGACGCCAACAAACATCCGATTTTGCTGAGCCGCAGCGCGCATGTGATCCTGTTCGATTTTGAACGCTCGCGTCGCGCGCTGGCGCAGTTCAACCCGCGCGTACTCTACCTCTCGTATCCGTTCGGCGGGTACGATGACAAAGCGGTGAAAGCGGCGAACGAGGCCGGTTTTCATCTGGCGGTGACGACGGTGAAAGGGAAGGTAAAGCCGGGGGATAATCCGTTCTTACTGAAACGCCTGTACATCTTAAGAACGGATTCGCTGGAGACCATGTCGCGGCTGATCAGCAATCAGCCGCAGGGATAA
- the gluQRS gene encoding tRNA glutamyl-Q(34) synthetase GluQRS encodes MPQSDYIGRFAPSPSGELHFGSLIAALGSYLQARSQHGIWRVRIEDIDPPREVPGAAETILRQLEHYGLNWDGEVLWQSQRHEAYRERLAWLYEQGLSYYCTCTRARIQSAGGVYDGHCRTLNNGPDNAAVRLLQHHPVTRFDDLLLGEINADERLAREDFIIHRRDGLFAYNLAVVVDDHFQGVTEIVRGADLIEPTVRQISLYQHFGWPVPDYIHLPLALNEHGNKLSKQNHAPALPDGDPRPVLIDALRFLNQNVNNEWQDLSVEELLKKAVEGWSLSAVPKIQHSQMRLAEL; translated from the coding sequence ATGCCTCAATCCGACTATATCGGGCGCTTTGCGCCATCTCCCTCTGGTGAGCTGCACTTTGGCTCGCTCATCGCCGCTCTCGGCAGTTACCTGCAAGCGCGCTCTCAGCACGGCATCTGGCGCGTGCGTATCGAAGATATTGATCCCCCTCGTGAAGTTCCCGGTGCGGCAGAAACTATCCTGCGTCAGCTGGAACATTACGGCCTGAACTGGGACGGTGAAGTTCTTTGGCAATCACAACGTCATGAGGCTTACCGCGAGCGCCTGGCGTGGCTGTATGAGCAAGGGCTCTCGTATTATTGCACCTGCACCCGTGCGCGTATTCAGAGCGCAGGTGGCGTGTATGACGGCCATTGCCGGACCCTGAATAATGGGCCGGACAATGCGGCGGTGCGTCTGCTTCAGCATCATCCGGTGACCCGCTTTGATGATTTACTGCTCGGCGAAATTAACGCCGATGAACGCCTGGCGCGGGAAGATTTCATTATTCATCGTCGCGATGGCTTATTTGCCTATAATCTTGCCGTGGTGGTGGACGATCATTTCCAGGGCGTGACGGAAATTGTGCGCGGCGCGGATTTGATTGAACCGACGGTGCGACAAATTTCCCTGTATCAGCACTTTGGCTGGCCGGTGCCGGATTATATTCATCTGCCGCTGGCGTTGAATGAACACGGGAATAAACTTTCAAAGCAGAATCACGCGCCGGCGCTGCCTGACGGCGATCCGCGCCCTGTTTTGATCGACGCATTACGATTTCTAAACCAAAATGTAAACAATGAATGGCAGGATTTATCCGTTGAGGAATTGCTGAAAAAAGCTGTCGAGGGCTGGTCGCTCTCCGCAGTGCCAAAAATCCAGCATTCTCAAATGCGTCTCGCTGAGCTATGA
- the folK gene encoding 2-amino-4-hydroxy-6-hydroxymethyldihydropteridine diphosphokinase: MTLAYIAIGSNLASPLEQVNAAVQALSEIPQSRLVAVSAFYRTPPLGPQDQPDYLNAAVVLETALDAETLLDNTQRIELQQGRQRKAERWGPRTLDLDIMLFGDEVIHTERLTVPHYDMKNRGFMLWPLFEVAPELTFPTGESLKAILQQLNAEKPALW, encoded by the coding sequence ATGACCCTCGCGTATATCGCCATCGGCAGCAATCTGGCCTCTCCGCTGGAGCAGGTCAACGCTGCCGTTCAGGCGTTAAGCGAGATCCCACAGAGCCGCCTGGTGGCGGTTTCTGCGTTTTACCGCACACCGCCGCTCGGGCCGCAGGATCAACCTGATTACCTGAACGCCGCCGTGGTGCTGGAAACCGCGCTCGATGCCGAAACCTTGCTGGATAACACCCAGCGCATTGAACTCCAGCAGGGCCGTCAGCGCAAAGCAGAACGCTGGGGACCGCGCACGCTGGATCTCGATATCATGCTGTTCGGCGATGAAGTGATTCATACAGAACGCCTGACGGTGCCGCATTACGACATGAAAAATCGCGGTTTTATGCTCTGGCCGCTGTTTGAAGTCGCCCCTGAATTAACCTTCCCGACCGGCGAATCGCTCAAGGCGATTTTGCAGCAGCTTAACGCCGAAAAACCTGCCCTCTGGTAA
- the sfsA gene encoding DNA/RNA nuclease SfsA encodes MKFTPALQHATLIQRYKRFLADVVTPEGEHLTLHCPNTGAMTGCATPGDRVWYSTSLNPKRKYAHTWEITETQQGAFICVNTQRANPLVKEAIDAGLIPELTGYSVIKGEVKYGEEGSRIDFMLQADDRPECYIEVKSVTLADKDNGYFPDAVTLRGQKHLRELMSVAAAGKRAVLLFAVLHSAIERFSPARHIDPKYAQLLNEAQKQGVEVFAYKAELSADNMTLKSTLPVVL; translated from the coding sequence ATGAAGTTTACCCCTGCCCTACAGCACGCCACTCTGATTCAACGCTATAAGCGTTTTCTCGCCGACGTCGTGACGCCCGAAGGTGAGCACCTGACGCTGCACTGCCCAAACACCGGCGCGATGACCGGCTGCGCCACGCCGGGCGACAGGGTTTGGTACTCCACGTCGTTGAATCCTAAACGCAAATATGCCCACACCTGGGAAATCACAGAAACTCAGCAAGGGGCGTTTATCTGCGTTAATACCCAGCGCGCCAACCCGCTGGTGAAAGAGGCCATCGACGCCGGGCTGATTCCGGAGCTCACCGGATACAGCGTCATAAAAGGCGAAGTGAAATATGGCGAGGAAGGCAGCAGAATTGACTTTATGCTACAGGCGGATGACCGCCCTGAGTGCTATATTGAAGTCAAATCAGTGACGTTAGCAGACAAGGATAATGGCTACTTTCCGGATGCGGTGACGCTACGCGGCCAAAAGCATCTGCGAGAGCTAATGAGTGTTGCGGCGGCGGGCAAGCGCGCCGTATTGCTGTTTGCCGTGTTGCATTCAGCCATTGAACGATTCTCACCCGCCCGCCACATTGACCCGAAGTACGCACAATTGTTGAATGAGGCACAAAAGCAGGGGGTAGAAGTTTTCGCTTATAAAGCGGAACTTTCTGCCGATAATATGACTCTGAAGTCGACGCTCCCCGTTGTGTTATAA
- the panB gene encoding 3-methyl-2-oxobutanoate hydroxymethyltransferase: MKPTTIALLQKCKQEKRRFATITAYDYSFAKLFADEGINVMLVGDSLGMTVQGHDSTLPVTVEEIAYHTRAVRRGAPNCLLLSDLPFMAYATPEQAFENAAAVMRAGANMVKIEGGAWLIETVKKLTERAVPVCGHLGLTPQSVNIFGGYKVQGRGEAGQTLLDDALALEAAGAQLLVLECVPVELAQRVTEALSIPVIGIGAGNVTDGQILVMHDAFGITGGHIPKFAKNFLSTAGDMRAAVRQYIADVESGVYPGEEHSFH; encoded by the coding sequence ATGAAACCAACCACCATCGCCTTATTGCAGAAATGCAAACAGGAAAAGAGACGCTTCGCCACGATCACCGCCTATGACTACAGCTTTGCGAAGCTGTTTGCCGATGAAGGCATTAACGTCATGCTGGTCGGCGACTCGTTAGGGATGACGGTACAAGGACATGATTCCACCCTGCCAGTGACGGTAGAAGAGATTGCTTATCACACCCGCGCCGTACGCCGCGGTGCGCCAAACTGCCTGCTGCTTTCCGATCTGCCTTTCATGGCCTATGCCACGCCAGAACAAGCCTTTGAAAACGCCGCTGCGGTAATGCGCGCGGGCGCCAATATGGTGAAAATCGAAGGCGGAGCCTGGCTTATCGAGACGGTGAAAAAGCTGACCGAGCGCGCCGTACCGGTGTGCGGCCATCTTGGGTTAACCCCGCAGTCGGTGAACATCTTCGGCGGGTATAAAGTTCAGGGTCGCGGCGAAGCAGGACAAACGCTGCTGGACGATGCCCTGGCGCTGGAAGCCGCCGGTGCGCAGCTGCTGGTGCTGGAGTGCGTGCCTGTAGAACTCGCTCAACGCGTCACCGAGGCGCTCTCCATTCCGGTGATCGGCATTGGCGCAGGCAACGTCACCGACGGGCAGATCCTGGTGATGCATGACGCCTTCGGCATTACCGGCGGCCACATTCCTAAATTTGCGAAGAATTTCCTGAGCACCGCGGGCGACATGCGCGCTGCGGTCAGGCAGTATATTGCCGACGTCGAATCCGGTGTTTACCCGGGTGAAGAACACAGTTTCCATTAA
- the panD gene encoding aspartate 1-decarboxylase, translated as MIRTMLQGKLHRVKVTQADLHYEGSCAIDQDFLEAAGILEYEAIDIYNVTNGKRFSTYAIAGERGSKIISVNGAAAHCADVGDILIIATYVTMPDEQARSWQPKVAYFDGDNEMKRTAKAVPVQVA; from the coding sequence ATGATTCGCACAATGCTGCAAGGTAAGCTTCACCGCGTCAAAGTGACGCAGGCAGACCTGCATTACGAAGGTTCCTGCGCGATTGACCAGGATTTCCTTGAGGCGGCGGGTATTCTCGAATACGAAGCCATTGATATTTACAACGTCACCAACGGCAAGCGCTTCTCGACCTATGCGATTGCCGGTGAGCGCGGCTCGAAAATCATCTCCGTGAACGGCGCGGCGGCACACTGTGCGGACGTGGGGGATATCCTGATTATCGCCACCTACGTCACCATGCCGGACGAACAGGCGCGCAGCTGGCAGCCGAAAGTGGCCTATTTTGACGGCGACAACGAAATGAAACGTACCGCGAAAGCCGTACCGGTTCAGGTTGCCTGA
- the thpR gene encoding RNA 2',3'-cyclic phosphodiesterase encodes MSEPKRLFFAIEPPAKIQRQIVRWRAANFPAEAGRPVAAANLHLTLAFLGEVSAEKQQALSAMAGRICQPGFTLNLDDAGQWLRSRVVWLGTRQPPRGLLQLANLLRAQAARSGCYQSPQPFHPHLTLLRNTSHAVAIPSPGFSWSFPVTEFALYESVFHQGRTRYTPLSRWTLSD; translated from the coding sequence ATGTCTGAGCCGAAACGCCTGTTTTTCGCCATTGAGCCACCTGCAAAAATTCAGCGACAGATCGTCCGCTGGCGCGCCGCGAATTTCCCGGCAGAAGCGGGCCGCCCGGTGGCGGCCGCTAATTTACATCTGACGCTGGCGTTTCTCGGTGAGGTGAGCGCGGAGAAGCAGCAGGCGCTGTCGGCGATGGCCGGGCGCATCTGCCAGCCGGGCTTTACCCTCAATCTGGATGATGCCGGGCAGTGGCTGCGCTCGCGCGTGGTATGGCTGGGCACGCGTCAGCCGCCGCGCGGTTTGTTGCAGCTGGCAAATTTACTGCGCGCTCAGGCTGCGCGCAGCGGCTGCTATCAAAGCCCGCAACCATTTCACCCGCATCTCACCCTGCTGCGCAACACCAGTCACGCCGTTGCCATTCCCTCACCCGGTTTTAGCTGGAGCTTTCCGGTGACGGAGTTTGCGCTTTACGAATCGGTATTCCACCAGGGACGCACCCGCTATACGCCGCTCTCACGCTGGACGTTGAGCGACTAA
- a CDS encoding ABC transporter permease, with amino-acid sequence MMHLYWVALKSIWAKEINRFMRIWVQTLVPPVITMTLYFIIFGNLIGSRIGEMHGFTYMQFIVPGLIMMAVITNAYANVASSFFSAKFQRNIEELLVAPVPTHVIIAGYVGGGVARGLAVGILVTAISLFFVPFQVHSWTFVAVTLLMTAILFSLAGLLNAVFATTFDDISLIPTFVLTPLTYLGGVFYSLTLLPPFWQALSHLNPIVYMISGFRFGFLGITDVPLFTTVIVLGVFIIAFYILCWYLIQRGRGLRT; translated from the coding sequence ATGATGCATCTTTACTGGGTGGCGCTAAAAAGTATCTGGGCCAAAGAGATCAACCGTTTTATGCGCATCTGGGTGCAAACCCTGGTGCCGCCGGTGATCACCATGACGCTCTATTTCATCATCTTCGGGAACCTGATTGGCTCCCGCATTGGTGAAATGCATGGCTTTACCTACATGCAGTTTATCGTGCCGGGCCTGATCATGATGGCGGTGATCACCAACGCCTACGCCAACGTGGCATCGTCGTTCTTCAGCGCTAAATTCCAGCGCAACATCGAAGAGTTGCTGGTGGCCCCGGTGCCGACGCATGTGATCATCGCCGGTTATGTCGGCGGCGGTGTGGCGCGCGGGCTGGCGGTTGGGATTCTGGTGACGGCGATTTCCCTGTTCTTTGTTCCGTTCCAGGTGCACTCGTGGACGTTCGTAGCGGTGACGCTGCTGATGACGGCGATCCTGTTCTCGCTGGCCGGTCTACTGAATGCGGTCTTCGCGACCACCTTCGATGACATCAGCCTGATCCCGACCTTCGTCCTGACGCCGCTGACCTATCTCGGCGGGGTGTTCTACTCTCTGACGCTGCTGCCGCCATTCTGGCAGGCGCTGTCGCACCTGAACCCGATTGTCTACATGATCAGCGGCTTCCGCTTCGGCTTCCTCGGCATTACCGACGTGCCGCTGTTCACCACCGTGATCGTGCTCGGCGTGTTCATCATTGCCTTCTACATCCTCTGCTGGTATCTGATCCAGCGCGGACGCGGACTGCGCACCTAA
- the dksA gene encoding RNA polymerase-binding protein DksA: protein MQEGQNRKTSSLSILAIAGVEPYQEKPGEEYMNEAQLSHFKRILEAWRNQLRDEVDRTVTHMQDEAANFPDPVDRAAQEEEFSLELRNRDRERKLIKKIEKTLKKVEDEDFGYCESCGVEIGIRRLEARPTADLCIDCKTLAEIREKQMAG from the coding sequence ATGCAAGAAGGGCAAAACCGTAAAACATCGTCCCTGAGTATTCTCGCCATCGCTGGGGTGGAGCCGTACCAAGAGAAACCGGGCGAAGAGTATATGAACGAAGCCCAGCTGTCTCACTTCAAGCGTATTCTTGAAGCATGGCGTAATCAACTTAGGGATGAAGTCGATCGCACTGTTACACATATGCAAGACGAAGCAGCAAACTTCCCGGATCCGGTAGACCGTGCCGCTCAGGAAGAAGAGTTCAGCCTCGAACTGCGTAACCGTGACCGCGAACGTAAACTCATCAAAAAGATTGAGAAAACGCTGAAGAAGGTCGAGGACGAAGATTTCGGTTACTGCGAGTCCTGCGGTGTGGAAATTGGCATTCGTCGCCTGGAAGCGCGTCCGACTGCCGATCTGTGCATCGACTGCAAAACGCTGGCTGAAATCCGCGAAAAACAGATGGCCGGTTAA
- the pcnB gene encoding polynucleotide adenylyltransferase PcnB, which yields MFTRVANFCRKVLSRDESVANDAIAQSHMSVIPREQHTISRKDISENALKVLYRLNKAGYEAYLVGGGVRDLLLGKKPKDFDVTTSATPEQVRKLFRNCRLVGRRFRLAHVMFGPEIIEVATFRGHHEAGAPTDRTTSQRGQNGMLLRDNIFGSIEEDAQRRDFTINSLYYSVADFTVRDFVGGVQDLKEGVIRLIGNPETRYREDPVRMLRAVRFAAKLNMQISPETAEPIPRLATLINDVPPARLFEEALKMLQAGYGYETYKLLRENSLFQPLFPTIVRYFTESGDSPMERIIAQVLKNTDTRIHNDMRVNPAFLFAAMFWYPLLETAQKIAQESGLAYYDAFALAANDVLDEACRTLAIPKRITTLVRDIWQLQLRMSRRQGKRAWKLMEHPKFRAAYDLLALRAEIENSKELQSLAQWWGEFQVSAPPEQKGMLTNLDEEPEPRRRHRRPRKRAPRREGSA from the coding sequence ATTTTTACTCGAGTCGCTAATTTTTGCCGTAAGGTGCTAAGCCGCGATGAGAGCGTAGCGAATGACGCTATTGCTCAATCCCATATGTCGGTTATTCCGCGTGAGCAGCACACTATTTCCCGCAAAGATATCAGTGAAAATGCCCTCAAGGTGCTCTATCGTCTGAATAAAGCAGGCTACGAGGCCTATCTCGTGGGCGGCGGGGTTCGCGATTTACTGCTTGGCAAAAAACCAAAAGATTTTGACGTGACGACCAGCGCCACGCCGGAGCAGGTGCGTAAATTATTCCGCAACTGCCGTCTGGTCGGCCGTCGTTTCCGTCTTGCTCACGTGATGTTTGGGCCGGAAATTATCGAAGTGGCCACCTTCCGCGGTCACCACGAAGCTGGCGCACCGACCGATCGCACCACTTCTCAGCGCGGCCAGAACGGCATGCTGCTGCGTGACAACATCTTTGGTTCCATCGAAGAAGATGCCCAGCGTCGCGATTTCACCATCAACAGCCTTTACTACAGCGTGGCCGATTTCACGGTGCGTGATTTCGTCGGCGGCGTGCAGGATCTGAAAGAGGGCGTGATTCGCCTGATTGGTAATCCTGAGACGCGCTACCGCGAAGATCCGGTGCGCATGCTGCGCGCTGTGCGCTTTGCCGCCAAGCTGAATATGCAGATCAGCCCTGAAACGGCCGAGCCGATCCCGCGTCTGGCTACGCTCATCAACGACGTGCCACCGGCGCGCCTGTTCGAAGAAGCGCTGAAAATGCTGCAGGCGGGTTATGGGTATGAAACCTATAAATTGCTGCGTGAAAACAGCCTCTTCCAGCCGCTGTTCCCGACCATCGTGCGCTACTTCACTGAAAGCGGTGACAGCCCGATGGAGCGCATCATCGCCCAGGTGCTGAAAAACACCGACACCCGCATTCATAACGATATGCGCGTGAACCCGGCGTTCCTGTTCGCGGCGATGTTCTGGTATCCGCTGCTCGAAACCGCGCAGAAGATTGCCCAGGAAAGCGGTCTGGCCTATTACGACGCCTTCGCGCTGGCCGCGAACGACGTGCTGGATGAAGCCTGTCGTACGCTGGCGATTCCTAAGCGCATCACCACCCTGGTTCGCGATATCTGGCAGCTGCAGCTGCGCATGTCTCGCCGTCAGGGCAAGCGCGCATGGAAGCTGATGGAACATCCAAAATTCCGTGCGGCTTACGATCTGCTGGCGCTGCGCGCTGAGATCGAAAACAGCAAAGAGCTGCAAAGTCTGGCCCAGTGGTGGGGTGAATTCCAGGTGTCCGCGCCGCCGGAACAGAAAGGGATGCTCACCAATCTGGACGAAGAGCCAGAACCGCGTCGCCGTCATCGTCGCCCACGCAAGCGCGCACCGCGCCGCGAAGGCAGCGCATGA
- a CDS encoding ABC transporter ATP-binding protein yields the protein MTIALELKQLKKVYSGGVQALRGIDLQVEAGDFYALLGPNGAGKSTTIGIISSLVNKTSGSVAVFGYDLEKDVVNAKRQLGLVPQEFNFNPFETVQQIVVNQAGYYGVERQDAIARSEKYLKQLDLWEKRGERARMLSGGMKRRLMIARALMHEPKLLILDEPTAGVDIELRRSMWGFLKDLNDKGTTIILTTHYLEEAEMLCRNIGIIQRGELVENTSMKNLLSKLKSETFILDLAAKSPLPKLEGYQYRLVDTSTLEVEVLREQGINSVFAQLSAQGIQVLSMRNKANRLEELFVSLVHDKQGEQA from the coding sequence ATGACAATCGCACTTGAGCTCAAGCAGCTTAAAAAAGTCTATTCCGGCGGCGTTCAGGCGCTGCGCGGAATCGATCTGCAGGTCGAAGCGGGGGATTTCTACGCGCTGCTGGGGCCGAATGGCGCAGGGAAATCCACCACCATCGGCATCATCAGTTCTCTGGTGAACAAAACGTCCGGCAGCGTCGCGGTGTTTGGTTATGACCTCGAAAAAGACGTGGTGAACGCCAAGCGTCAGCTGGGGCTGGTGCCGCAGGAATTTAACTTCAACCCGTTTGAAACCGTGCAGCAGATTGTGGTTAACCAGGCGGGTTACTACGGCGTGGAGCGTCAGGACGCCATTGCGCGCAGCGAAAAGTACCTCAAACAGCTCGATCTGTGGGAAAAACGCGGCGAACGCGCGCGGATGCTCTCCGGCGGGATGAAGCGTCGTCTGATGATCGCCCGTGCTTTGATGCACGAGCCAAAGCTGCTGATCCTCGATGAGCCGACGGCGGGCGTCGATATCGAACTGCGCCGCTCGATGTGGGGTTTCCTGAAGGATCTCAACGACAAAGGCACGACCATTATTCTGACCACCCACTATCTGGAAGAGGCGGAAATGCTGTGCCGCAATATCGGCATCATTCAGCGCGGCGAGCTGGTGGAAAACACCTCGATGAAAAACCTCCTCTCCAAGCTGAAATCCGAAACCTTTATCCTCGACCTGGCGGCGAAAAGCCCGCTGCCGAAGCTGGAGGGCTATCAGTATCGTCTGGTGGATACCTCAACGCTGGAAGTCGAAGTGCTGCGCGAGCAGGGCATTAACAGCGTCTTTGCGCAGCTGAGCGCGCAGGGCATTCAGGTATTGAGTATGCGTAACAAAGCCAACCGACTGGAAGAACTGTTTGTCTCGCTGGTCCATGATAAACAAGGAGAGCAGGCATGA
- a CDS encoding PTS sugar transporter subunit IIA, which produces MLGWVITCHDDDAQAMIDRLEKKFGPLPQCRAVNYWRGLSTNMLSRMMCDALHQTDTGEGVIFLTDKSGAAPYRAAALLSHKHENCEVISGITYALLEMMSPLRETLSSAEFRDMLVGQEIPGVSSLWHQQQKNPPFVLLHDLYKN; this is translated from the coding sequence ATGCTGGGTTGGGTGATTACCTGTCATGATGACGATGCCCAGGCAATGATTGATCGCCTGGAAAAGAAGTTTGGTCCGCTGCCGCAGTGTCGGGCGGTGAATTACTGGCGTGGCCTCAGTACCAATATGCTCAGTCGTATGATGTGTGATGCATTGCATCAGACGGATACCGGCGAAGGGGTGATATTTCTCACCGACAAATCGGGCGCTGCGCCGTACCGTGCCGCCGCGTTGTTGAGCCACAAGCATGAAAACTGTGAAGTGATTTCCGGAATAACCTACGCCTTGCTGGAGATGATGTCTCCCCTGCGCGAGACGCTGAGCAGCGCGGAGTTCCGCGACATGCTGGTCGGGCAGGAGATCCCTGGCGTCAGCAGTCTGTGGCATCAGCAGCAGAAAAACCCGCCTTTCGTCCTGCTCCACGATCTGTATAAGAATTAA